CCGAGGGAGGCCCCAACAACTGGACGGCATGCGTGTCCACGGTCCGGGGACCAGACCAGGAGAAAGAATGTGAAAGATCACGAGACGGCGTAATTTGGGGATAGCCCTTGCCTTGGTCACTGGTGACTGACCCCCTCACACTCCGCCTCCCCGAGTGGCCCGGGAGCGCGGCGGCTGACcccaccgccgccccagGCCGGGCCCGAAATCGTCGAGTTTCCATTACCCCCAGATTACTTGATCGTGCAGCAACGCATTGTTGCGATCCccaggggggaggaggatagGGCGGCCACGGGACAGACCGACTTGGCCTCATTGGGTGACTCTGGAAACCTAGTTTTTGCCCAACCTCGTCCATGATCCAGGGGGCGTGGGTGACTCAGCTCTCTCACAACCCGGCTTCTCtagagagatagagagacaCGAAGCGAGAGAAAGAAACGGTACTTTGCACAGTTGACTGTCTCCTGTCTTTTTGCCTATCAAAATCTGGACAGGCCAAATACCCCCCCACcccggccgtcgaggtccccGCGATCCCGCATCGCCATTACCAAATGGAAACGGCCATTGTAAAACACTACCGGTGTCTGACACCCCTTTCCCACCCCTTCCGTCACGCGGTCCGGCATGGACTTTTGTTTCGTCCATCAAAGTCGTTGCAGAAGCGACCACAGGAAATCCTGCCGTCTgccacgccgccgtcacctgCGACCGCTCGCGCGGCTTGCGTGCTAGTCAACAACAGGCGAGCGATATTGGGGTACCTAGGAGGAGGTTCGTTGGAAGCTGGATAGAGTCGGCCACTGGTGACTTTTTTTGAGGTCGCAGGTATTGCCGGGAGCATCTCGCACCTTCACAGTCATACACTACACGCGACTCCAGATTTTTTCCTTGCCCACATAATCCACACATTGCCTGAACGGGACCCTGACGAATATGTCTTGGGAAAATGGCTAACCAACAACagaaccccctccccttgaGGATCCCAGAGACACGATGTGTCACGATACCCTCTTCCCGCCCTCACCGTACCTGATTGACCTCGCAGAGGCCGGGGTTCTAGATCTTTCATCCACATTGAGTCGTGGACGCACACAAACCGCCTCGTGTCTAGTCGTACCCCCTATTGGAACTTGGAGGGAACGGTGAATGCGACATATCTTGGACTGGATCGTGACCCAAAtcgaccccccccccctgcacCGCCACAACGGGTGGTGTAAAAAACTCGGATCGTAGCCTGTCCTCCTTACTTTCACATTCCTCCCCCAGGTCCCCCAGGTCCCCTTTTCCACTCCCCGGAAAGCTTGGACCAAAAGACAGACCCGacgagagaaaagaagagagaaaaaaaatcAGAGGTCACGATGCCTCGCTTTAATTTCCTCCTGTCAGGGTTCATATCAATTGCACCATTCCAGTAGGGAGTCACGATGTGAGGTACGGTTTTGCGTCCGAGAAAAGCCTTGACAAATCGAAAGGTTCAAGAGTTTTTGAGCACAAACTAGACGATCTGTTAGGCGCCCCTTGCTTGCACAAGAATTCCGGCTGGGAAACTGCAAAAGCTGTTGCAGGAATTGCGGCATCGTTGCGAATGCCACACGCTCGCTCACTGCCGCCCGCCGGCCGATCGGTCGGAATAGGATGCTGTCCGTGTTCTAGTAGGATATTACAACGCGGAGAGGCCTCCTCGGATGGGCATATCGGCGGGCGCTTCTGTGCCGCTTCAGTCCCGGTCGTTCGACAACAAATCCGAGGaggcctctctctctcttcttttctaATCCTGTCCACAACCACCTCCTGTCAATCAGCTCGAGTCGACTCAGGTACGGTACCGTGTCTTGAGTTGTCTCTCCGGCCAGGCTGGTACCTGGACTCCACAAAGAAAAAATCTGGAGGCACACCCTCCGGAAAATATTGAGTAATCAGCAGCCAAGCAGAGCCTCTTGCGTCCCTACAGAAATCGGTGTTGATCACGTCGGGGGCTCCACCCGAGACTGTCCCAACGTCAGGTCGAATTcttgtttcttcttctattTCCCCCAAGGAGCTCTTGCCAGCAGCCCTGGTCTGCCGGTCAACTGCATCGGCTGGTTGCTATATCCCGATCTCGAGCCCATGAATGACACAATGCAGAAACCCGCCGAGCCTTTTTGTCTCCTCAAGTCTTCTGTCGACGGCCCTCCGTCGGAGTAGCTCACCGACCGGTGATCATTGGCGGCATGAAATGGCGTCAACTCGCACACTTTTTGGCCCTTGGCTGAACCTGAGAGGGCAGAGTCTTCCCCACCCCCAGTGAACCGATGCATGAAGCTAGGAACGCAAGCGCGAAGATCATCCCAGGCCTGGGGAGACTTTTCCAAGTTGTAGGCTATGACGGCTCCACGACCCATCTCCTATGGTTTGCGTGAGAGTGAAGACTCGTTCAACTCTGTCGTTACGGCGGGGAGAGGACGCACACTTCCAGCGTATGTGGACGAATGACACGAATCATCACCCCGAGCCGATGGTGACGCTGGCTCAATCCGAAACGACCACGTCGGTTCCAGATGCTTCAGGATCTGCCGGTTCTGCAAatcagccccccccccccgaccgCCTCCGAAGAACCCCGCGCCGTGTGCCGGAAGGACACACAACGAAGAAGGGATcgggggaaggaaggaagggtgGGAGTTGGTTAAACTTTTCCTTTCAAACCCCCCCAGTTCCGCCTTATGCCGATTCAGCCGCGCCGTGATCGCCCGAAGATACGGGAGCGGtcttgctcctcctccgtACGTTCAACCCCGTCGTACCCGGTCCCTTCACGTCGACCCCCGTCCATGTGTGTCTATGTTACCCCAGAGGTCGTCCCCATGTGGATGGAGTACCGAAGTATACGCAGCTTCAACTTTGGAGGCAGGAGGATGGGGACAAGGGAGCTCACCCCCCTCCACTCTGTTGTACATGTCCGGTCCTGGATCGTTCGGtcgtctcgtcgacgacttcgACGGCTAAGATGCACCCCCCGTGCCCCAGACTTTGCGGCCGTCGCCCCGTGTATCTTTGCAAGGCGAGCCCTCCAGTCAAGAGACGAGTCAGCAAAACCCCGCATGTGGCCAGTTTATGGGGTAATGAGGGGGTAATACCGGGGTTTCGAGGGGGTAATGGAAACTCCCATATTTCGTAATCCGAGGCTTTTTAGCTCGAGCACGTTATTTGGTTCGATGATGGAGCTTGAATGAAGAGTTTTTTCATCTTCGTCACAATGCAGATTTCGGGATtcaacaacaataacaacgGGAAGTACAGACCAAAGTGAGACCAGGTAGATGGAGTACTTGGTACTTTGGACAATGTATCTCGGAGTCGGAGTCAAAGTCGAGAAGGAAAAGTGTATCGGGGTTGGATCCAAGCATCATCACCACAGAAGACACAATCTCAGATCCGCCCTGTCAACAGTTGACATtggagaaaaagaggatccatctctcccctcctcctcctcctcctcctccccccccttcaggtccttctcccctctttctctccaaTTCCATGGTGGGAACAGCTGATGTCTCCTTGGCCTGTCAGTGGTCAGCAACACTTTCCCCCTCAGCAGAACCgcacctgctgctgctggcagGGACGCTCCTCAGTCCTGTCGCCCATGATTGGCAATGCTGCCAGCTGCTTCGATGTGCCCCGCCAGCCCGTCAGCCCGTTAGCCTAGGGACCGTCTGAGCCCCTCATTGGACTATGCGGGCACCACGCGGGAAATATTCTGCGGGAAGTGGTGCGGTGCATCAATCATCAATGATGACTTCTCCTGTTCAACATCTATACAGATACAGTAGTGGTCGGAACAGTTGAACCGCAGTCTACATCGCAACCAACGTAAAATTACTTACCTGCGTGTTCATGCCGTAGCTTGCATCAGGCTGTTTTTATTTCCGGGATCTTGACACAAACCAAGGACCATCCGGTCCGCCCTCTGCAAGAGTCACGAGCCTGAACAATCGTCTTGATTTCCCCACAACCCCTGGTCTCACGCCCGCgtccgccgtccgccgtccgccgtctGCCTCTTACAAGCTCAAGCCAAGGCTACCTACTGTGCTTGGGGAAAAAGCTGCGTTACCTCTCACCTTAGTCAGTCGTCATCCGCAGCATCCCACCCCAAATATGGATCCTCCGAGCAGAGCACACGCCGAGTCCCTCGACCAGAAGGACGCTTTGAGGCACACGCGGGACGAATTCGTCATCCCGACCAAACAAGACATCACCAGCAAGACCCTCGCCAAGAAAGGTCAGCAACTGGAAACCCCTCCCACGCCCCCAGCATCAGACGACACACTGATCATCCTTTCTCTCCTTGTGTCTTCCGTGTCCTATGCGTCTAGTCTTCAACGGCTAACAATCTCGTGGAACAATAGATGAACCCTCTACCGCCTCAAGCGCCGGCCAGCAGGAGAAGTGCACATACCTCTGTGGGAACTCTCTCGGCTTGCAGCCCAAGCGCACTGCCGTGAGGATACAGCAGTACCTGTCGACCTGGGCCACTCAGGGCGTCCAGGGTCACTTCAAACCTCTCGAGGACTCCCCGTTGCCAACAtggctcgacgtcgacgcgaaggcggccgagatgatggCCCCCATTGTCGGTGCTCAAGTTGCCGAAGTCGCCGTCATGCAGACGCTGACGGCGAACCTGCATCTTCTCATGTCGGCCTTCTATAAGCCCCAGGAAGGCGGCAGGCATAAAATCATCTTGGAGAGCAAGGCCTTTCCGAGTGACCATGTGAGCCAACTCCTCCATCAAATGAGTCGTGGTGTGTAATGGTGGGCGTTGCTAACACTCGCTCAGTTCGCCGTAGAGACCCAGATCAGGCACCACGGCCTCTCACCTTCCAAGTCTATGATCTGCATCGAGCCCCCTTCCGCCTCGCAGGGACCGACTCTCACCACCCAGCACATCCTCTCCACCATCGAACGTCACGCCTCGGACACcgctctgcttcttctcccgGGTATTCAGTACTACAccggccagctcctcgacatcCCGACCATCACCGCTTTCGCCCACAAGCACTCCATCCTCGTCATTTGGGACCTTGCCCATGCCGTCGGCAACGTGCCCCTGAAGTTGCACGAGTgggacgtcgacgccgcggcgtGGTGCACGTACAAGTACATCAACGGCGGGCCGGGgtgcatcggcggcgccttcgtcAACTCGAGACACACCACCGTCACAACCTCCGTCGAGGACCCGAACTCCGAAACCGGGTACGTGAACCGGCTCGCCGGGTGGTGGGGTAACGACAAGTCGTCCCGCTTCGTCATGGCGACAAAGTTCCACCCGGCACCCGGGGCCTCTGGCTTCCAGCTGAGCAACCCAAGCGTGCTGGATACCACAGCACTTTGCGCGTCGCTCGAGgtcttcgaggccgccggcggcatcggaCCTCTGAGGGAGAAATCCCTACGGCTGACCGGATACCTCGAGAAGATGCTCGAGGCGATGCCAGAAGACGAGAAAGCGCTGTTCCGGGTCCtgacgccgaggcggcccGAGGAGCGGGGCGCGCAGTTAAGTTTATTGCTCGCGGATGGGTTGCTTGACTGTGTAATGGGATATTTCGATGAGGTTGGGGTCGTGATAGACGAGAGGAAGCCGAATGTCATCCGGGTCGCGCCTGCGCCGCTGTACAACACATTCGTGGACTGCTTTGACTTTGTGGAGCAGTTTGGCAAAGCGTTGCGtagggcgaggaggagcggcTAGATATGGGTAGAAACTTTGGGAAATGCCTTTACCATTGGAAACCTCTCCTCGCTGGCCGAGTACCGGGCGATGATAAGAGACAGGGCCTGAGGCCTCGGCTACCGTGGTTTGCCAACTCGACTGCGTCCTGCCAACACCAGTGTCTGGCTTTGTGACCCCCATCCTGCGGAACATCAAGTGCCGTTCCTatccatcttcttctcaaGTATGTTCGCGGTGAGTCGGCGTGGCATGTTTTTGCATGATAGGATTGCAGCGTGTGTATACATTCCATGTCACGATACCGAGCACGCTGTACTATTACCCCCTGACGCAGCGAACAAACACGTTCGTTTCTTAGGAGGTTTCTCATTCTTTATCTACGGGGTGCTCTTCTGGCAATGAACATACGTGAAAAGCGAGCCTGGCATGGGGGACTGGTGACATTTTCGGACGGTATCTGAGAGCGCGTGTGCGCTATCTCTTGCGCCGGCCACCGCGGCTTGCCTTGCATTGTTATCGAGTACGCCGCCCCCTCTCTGTTCATCGTCTTTGCGTAAATTGATGGCAGGTAACCTAGACTTTTGGGACGGTAGTCATTCCTTTTCGATGCGAGTCTTTAGAGAGCTGCTAATGCCGAAGTGCCTTGTTTGGGCTTGTCATCACCCTCATCAGCTTCGGTAACGAATCGACGACGAAACCCCGGAGGAGTTGTGCCGTAAACCAAAACATCGTTTACACTGTCTGGGTCTTTTATGTTGATCCTCTTTGTTTCCCACAGGGGAGAAGGCTGGTGAgggtcgacgaagccctctGAACCATTGACGAATCACATACCCCACGCCTATGGATACTGTCCTCGGAGGTGTTACGTGGTTGACAATTTCGATGGCAGGGAGTCTTGGCCTATCTGGgtggaagagaagagggacaGAATGGACAGAAGCCACCGATATATCTACACCAGTCAGCATTCCTGTACGGGGTCAAATTGTCGACTTGATCGAGAAAAGatgttgaagaagatgatgtTTATATTCTGGCAGAGACTTGAGGGAACAAACACATCATGCAGTCCCCAAGGAAAACGAATGCTCTGTGAAATCGAACAAGGTGATGTTTCTAAGTTTCATCGTCAACTAAGGAATTTCAACGCATATTCTAGAGTCATTCGCTACTGGCTATGCTCTGTGGCTGATTCTTCAAGCAGGAATTGTCTCATCCTTGTAAACGTCACCCGTTTCCCCCAACGCGTGTGATATCTCATCCATTTCGTGATCtaggaagggggggggggggggggggggcatcaGATAAGCAATTCCATGCAGGCTTCAAACATCCTGGCAAAATATCGGctcgtggccgaggccgaggggaTTTCGGACACATCATGTTCTAGCTGCTCCCTACACGGCCCATACAAGGCCGTCCGCTGCCCGCTG
The genomic region above belongs to Colletotrichum higginsianum IMI 349063 chromosome 2, whole genome shotgun sequence and contains:
- a CDS encoding Kynureninase, translated to MDPPSRAHAESLDQKDALRHTRDEFVIPTKQDITSKTLAKKDEPSTASSAGQQEKCTYLCGNSLGLQPKRTAVRIQQYLSTWATQGVQGHFKPLEDSPLPTWLDVDAKAAEMMAPIVGAQVAEVAVMQTLTANLHLLMSAFYKPQEGGRHKIILESKAFPSDHFAVETQIRHHGLSPSKSMICIEPPSASQGPTLTTQHILSTIERHASDTALLLLPGIQYYTGQLLDIPTITAFAHKHSILVIWDLAHAVGNVPLKLHEWDVDAAAWCTYKYINGGPGCIGGAFVNSRHTTVTTSVEDPNSETGYVNRLAGWWGNDKSSRFVMATKFHPAPGASGFQLSNPSVLDTTALCASLEVFEAAGGIGPLREKSLRLTGYLEKMLEAMPEDEKALFRVLTPRRPEERGAQLSLLLADGLLDCVMGYFDEVGVVIDERKPNVIRVAPAPLYNTFVDCFDFVEQFGKALRRARRSG